One Amycolatopsis sp. NBC_00355 genomic window carries:
- the glmM gene encoding phosphoglucosamine mutase: protein MARLFGTDGVRGLANAELTPELALALAASAARVLAAHDRSHRPVAVVGRDPRASGEMLEAAVVAGLTSAGADVRRVGVLPTPAVAYLVGSLEADLGVMISASHNPMPDNGIKLFASGGHKLPDGIEDEIEAGLADGKIRPTGAGVGRVTDVDDALDRYAEHLLAVTPHSLDGLKVVVDCANGASSAAAPEIYRRAGAEVVALYADPDGVNINEHCGSNHPERLREAVVKHGADLGIAHDGDADRCVAVDSAGELIDGDQIMAVLALALAESGELAKDTLVATVMSNLGLHLAMRAHGITVVTTAVGDRYVLEELRSSGFALGGEQSGHVVLPAHATTGDGLLTALRLMSRMAETGKSLADLAAVMNRLPQVLVNVPVADKAAVADSTEVRVAVDEVEAELGEEGRVLLRPSGTEQLIRVMVEAPAQATAQAAADRLAGVVSAVS, encoded by the coding sequence ATGGCACGCCTGTTCGGTACCGACGGGGTACGTGGCCTGGCCAACGCCGAGCTGACGCCGGAACTGGCCCTGGCGCTGGCCGCCAGCGCCGCCCGCGTGCTGGCCGCGCACGACCGCTCACACCGGCCGGTCGCGGTTGTCGGCCGGGACCCGCGCGCCAGTGGTGAGATGCTCGAAGCCGCGGTCGTGGCCGGGCTCACCTCCGCCGGCGCGGACGTCCGCCGGGTCGGCGTCCTGCCGACGCCGGCCGTGGCCTACCTGGTCGGCTCGCTCGAAGCCGACCTGGGTGTGATGATCTCCGCGTCGCACAACCCCATGCCGGACAACGGCATCAAGCTCTTCGCCTCGGGCGGGCACAAGCTCCCCGACGGCATCGAGGACGAGATCGAGGCCGGCCTCGCCGACGGCAAGATCCGCCCGACCGGCGCCGGTGTGGGGCGCGTCACGGACGTCGATGACGCCCTCGACCGCTACGCCGAGCACCTCCTCGCGGTGACGCCGCACTCGCTCGACGGCCTCAAGGTCGTCGTCGACTGCGCGAACGGCGCGTCGTCCGCGGCCGCGCCCGAGATCTACCGCCGGGCCGGCGCCGAGGTCGTCGCGCTGTACGCCGATCCGGACGGCGTCAACATCAACGAGCACTGCGGCTCCAACCACCCGGAGCGGCTGCGCGAGGCCGTCGTCAAGCACGGCGCCGACCTCGGCATCGCCCACGACGGTGACGCCGACCGCTGCGTGGCCGTCGACTCCGCCGGCGAGCTGATCGACGGCGACCAGATCATGGCCGTGCTGGCGCTCGCGCTGGCCGAGTCCGGTGAGCTGGCCAAGGACACGCTGGTCGCGACCGTGATGAGCAACCTCGGCCTGCACCTGGCGATGCGCGCCCACGGCATCACCGTGGTCACCACCGCGGTCGGCGACCGCTACGTCCTCGAGGAGCTGCGTTCCAGCGGCTTCGCCCTCGGTGGCGAGCAGTCCGGCCACGTCGTCCTCCCGGCGCACGCCACCACGGGCGACGGCCTGCTGACGGCGCTGCGCCTGATGAGCCGCATGGCCGAGACGGGCAAGTCCCTCGCCGACCTGGCGGCCGTGATGAACCGCCTGCCGCAGGTGCTGGTGAACGTCCCGGTCGCCGACAAGGCGGCGGTCGCGGATTCGACCGAGGTCCGGGTCGCCGTCGACGAGGTCGAGGCCGAGCTGGGTGAGGAAGGCCGGGTGCTGCTGCGCCCGTCCGGCACCGAGCAGCTGATTCGCGTGATGGTCGAGGCCCCGGCCCAGGCCACCGCCCAGGCCGCCGCCGACCGCCTGGCCGGCGTGGTCTCCGCCGTTTCGTAG
- a CDS encoding cytochrome P450, with amino-acid sequence MDEFEWHGIAVVEGRDAAARALRSPELTSDPGLGSPSVLLRDGDGHTRVRGVLREIIAGLEPFPDPVRAEIIAVVGALGASFDLVHDFARPVAGLVTAAVLGVPLDGVFLDHLEATTANLDVFGGTDRPGQASAFRLSVQLGRAPAEPGSGLAALRAAHAAGRLDDDELAINPVVLAHAAYENSLNFLACAGLSLASGAAWTSVRGLAAEICPARYVLRFGSEGPVAISLTDGLPFGLGRHACPGSGVALAEGEIALRELADVLAGGCRVEDVRWKTHPVFRGLASARVLVSG; translated from the coding sequence ATGGACGAGTTCGAGTGGCACGGGATCGCGGTGGTCGAGGGCCGTGACGCGGCCGCGCGCGCCCTGCGGTCGCCGGAGCTGACGTCGGATCCCGGCCTCGGGTCACCCAGCGTGCTGCTGCGCGACGGCGACGGCCACACGCGGGTGCGCGGCGTGCTGCGGGAGATCATCGCCGGGCTGGAGCCGTTCCCGGACCCGGTGCGCGCGGAGATCATCGCGGTGGTCGGCGCGCTGGGTGCGTCATTCGACCTGGTGCACGACTTCGCACGGCCGGTCGCGGGCCTGGTGACGGCCGCGGTGCTGGGTGTGCCGCTCGACGGCGTCTTCCTGGATCACCTGGAAGCGACCACGGCGAACCTCGACGTCTTCGGCGGCACCGACCGGCCGGGCCAGGCGTCGGCGTTCCGGCTGTCGGTGCAGCTCGGCCGGGCCCCGGCCGAGCCGGGCAGCGGCCTGGCGGCCCTGCGCGCGGCGCACGCGGCGGGCCGGCTCGACGACGACGAGCTGGCGATCAACCCGGTGGTACTGGCGCACGCGGCGTACGAGAACTCGCTGAACTTCCTGGCCTGCGCCGGGCTTTCGCTGGCTTCGGGCGCCGCGTGGACGAGCGTGCGTGGGCTGGCGGCGGAGATCTGCCCGGCCCGGTACGTCCTGCGGTTCGGTTCCGAAGGTCCGGTGGCGATCTCCCTGACCGACGGCTTGCCGTTCGGCCTGGGCCGCCACGCCTGCCCGGGCTCCGGCGTGGCGCTGGCGGAGGGCGAGATCGCGCTGCGCGAGCTGGCCGACGTCCTCGCCGGCGGGTGCCGGGTCGAGGACGTGCGGTGGAAGACCCACCCGGTGTTTCGCGGCCTGGCCTCGGCGCGGGTTCTCGTGAGTGGTTAG
- a CDS encoding fatty acyl-AMP ligase — translation MPPAAVPDEVLTTPLTDLLLRNAAEDRPAFTCRVFPGPADHTLTWPQLLARVRGVARELRRLTRPGDRVAIVTRQDLGYVVGFLGTLYAGLVAVPLSVPAGRTHRARLESALADATPSVILTSKDFLDGLASRPEVLLAIEDVEPADAGPPAAVAMTDPAYLQYTSGSTSRPAGAVISHRALVASCWQTTRCYHADASTHLAGWVPFFHDMGLVLLIGTPVFLGAHSVFFTPMEFVRDPLRWIRLLAEHPGAITAAPNFAFDLASEAAEAAAAAGELEDVDLSHVNSVLNGSEPVRAATVEAFDRAFAPFGLPRAAQKPCYGLAEATVFVASAGDEGPTITEFDGEPLVSAGRPYGQRVKIVDKEIWVAGPNVADGYWGRPDRGDAFAEPGWLRTGDLGFLHDGLLYVTGRLKDLIIVDGRNHHPQDIEATIEAAHPAVRAGRVAAFAVRDSRGEGVAAVVGAADHGDAVASAVRRAVSAGHDLPLRGLWLVRPGAVPRTSSGKVSRAAARDRWWGENGRHD, via the coding sequence GTGCCGCCCGCAGCCGTCCCGGACGAGGTCCTGACCACGCCCCTCACGGACCTCCTGCTCCGCAACGCGGCCGAAGACCGCCCCGCGTTCACCTGCCGCGTCTTCCCGGGTCCGGCCGACCACACCCTGACGTGGCCGCAGCTGCTCGCGCGCGTCCGCGGGGTCGCCCGCGAGCTGCGCCGCCTCACCCGGCCGGGTGACCGGGTGGCGATCGTCACCCGCCAGGACCTCGGCTACGTCGTCGGCTTCCTCGGGACGCTGTACGCGGGGCTCGTCGCGGTGCCGCTGTCCGTCCCGGCCGGGCGCACGCACCGCGCCCGGCTCGAGTCGGCCCTCGCCGACGCCACGCCGTCGGTGATCCTCACCTCGAAGGACTTCCTGGACGGCCTGGCGTCGCGGCCGGAGGTCCTGCTCGCGATCGAGGACGTCGAGCCGGCCGACGCCGGGCCGCCCGCCGCGGTCGCCATGACCGACCCCGCGTACCTGCAGTACACGTCGGGCTCGACGAGCCGCCCGGCCGGCGCCGTGATCTCGCACCGCGCGCTCGTGGCCAGCTGCTGGCAGACGACCCGGTGCTACCACGCCGACGCGTCGACCCACCTGGCCGGCTGGGTGCCGTTCTTCCACGACATGGGGCTGGTCCTGCTCATCGGCACGCCGGTGTTCCTGGGCGCGCACTCGGTGTTCTTCACGCCGATGGAGTTCGTGCGCGACCCGCTGCGCTGGATCCGGCTGCTGGCCGAGCACCCGGGCGCGATCACGGCGGCCCCGAACTTCGCCTTCGACCTGGCCTCGGAAGCAGCCGAAGCCGCCGCAGCAGCCGGCGAGCTCGAAGACGTCGACCTGTCGCACGTGAACTCGGTGCTCAACGGCAGTGAGCCGGTCCGCGCGGCCACCGTCGAGGCGTTCGACCGCGCTTTCGCGCCGTTCGGCTTGCCGCGCGCGGCGCAGAAGCCGTGTTACGGCTTGGCGGAGGCGACGGTGTTCGTCGCCAGCGCGGGGGACGAGGGCCCGACGATCACCGAGTTCGACGGCGAGCCGCTGGTGTCGGCGGGGCGGCCGTACGGTCAGCGGGTCAAGATTGTCGACAAAGAGATCTGGGTAGCGGGCCCCAACGTCGCCGACGGCTACTGGGGACGGCCGGACCGCGGTGACGCCTTCGCCGAGCCCGGCTGGCTCCGCACCGGCGACCTCGGCTTCCTCCACGACGGCCTGCTGTACGTCACCGGGCGGCTCAAGGACCTGATCATCGTCGACGGCCGCAACCACCACCCGCAGGACATCGAGGCGACGATCGAGGCCGCGCACCCCGCCGTCCGGGCCGGCCGGGTCGCCGCGTTCGCGGTGCGGGACAGCCGCGGCGAGGGTGTGGCGGCGGTCGTCGGCGCCGCGGACCACGGCGACGCCGTGGCGAGCGCCGTCCGCCGGGCCGTGTCGGCGGGCCACGACCTGCCCCTGCGCGGCCTGTGGCTGGTCCGGCCCGGCGCGGTGCCGCGCACCTCCAGCGGCAAGGTCTCCCGCGCCGCGGCCCGCGACCGCTGGTGGGGTGAGAATGGGCGCCATGACTGA
- a CDS encoding acyl carrier protein has protein sequence MTDAAAYAGEIRKIVCLALEIPPERLADSTPFDDIGLTSRQRIQLLARVEVRFGVSVDLDELDRLVDVRGVAEVIAEAVEAQRATG, from the coding sequence ATGACTGACGCGGCCGCCTACGCCGGCGAGATCCGGAAGATCGTCTGCCTCGCGCTGGAGATCCCGCCGGAGCGGCTCGCCGACTCGACCCCGTTCGACGACATCGGCCTGACGTCCCGGCAGCGGATCCAGCTGCTCGCGCGGGTCGAGGTCCGCTTCGGCGTCTCCGTCGACCTGGACGAGCTCGACCGCCTGGTGGACGTCCGGGGTGTCGCCGAGGTCATCGCCGAAGCCGTCGAGGCCCAGCGCGCCACCGGGTGA
- a CDS encoding WXG100 family type VII secretion target gives MAEWADIKKVLDDPNVSMEKKSALMEAYDKDTWNFNDEEEKYAKEYIDGYSDRNWATTPLYPTGSDGEVDDRLKEAQQESQAKGKEQQAQTDRKNQAKKNLDGIAKPTLNAGAKSSDEQLDQGNVTIDFLVLWTTDIWNKIKGGTGQLDPQKDLKDKFHENRGIQYQKFLTDADDLAKAHKVVEDTLTKSDTELQTLFGEWKGKGANAAEIKYDETIKPHAKELSQQIDGAAKLLPETVGHVFDAVKKKVDEVLGLHRTTIAQADIGMARDVLKIANGETGEFDDFMKVAGWVDGVNAQNGNQTNLAERLQNDDCGFNDENKEYGRQVCRYWRDGAFTTEYQGLINAFNGSCKSAKDTIDQQWGALDQYLAGYTNQLTEAKGAGPDTGKGDGGKDTSTGGGGKDSNTGGGGPGTGGGGPGTGGGGTGSGGGGTTTPSASEPPKPEDAAPKPGDAGTNPITGKPLEVDPSTGEPYPIDPKTGEAIKDADDTETVSVKKGDNTIEMSEPDKQGKMDITVDDGQGHKKDYPLDWGDDDKADAKGADGKGADGKDAAFGPQGSQAVKDGQPSADGSYKPGADGKIHIQDGNLKITAERPEGPGGPTVVTVDDGKGEPTTYTLDSKDGPKTGDLKADGTGAASDTGTSGATAGGTGGSDGASSGPDSSSGVASEIQHDANAESPLTKDPSPDNPDPGMTQGAAAGGGGGGFSAPGGMDFSGDLGTGTTAEPALATADAGAGGGGDSTTTAGASDFGSAVTGGHTTADFAGAVSLDPGAQTGSDASLPAADGGGLGATPVDPGAHQAAASGSASGMSGMGGMGGMMGGMGGSPGGGGDQQRGASQYRIEGGVFETSGAKGRISGSLDDEGERSIRYDR, from the coding sequence ATGGCCGAATGGGCTGACATCAAGAAGGTCCTCGACGACCCGAACGTCTCCATGGAAAAGAAGTCCGCCCTCATGGAGGCGTACGACAAGGACACCTGGAACTTCAACGACGAAGAAGAAAAGTACGCCAAGGAATACATCGACGGGTATTCCGACCGGAACTGGGCCACCACGCCGCTCTATCCCACCGGTTCCGACGGCGAGGTCGACGACCGGCTGAAGGAAGCCCAGCAGGAGTCGCAGGCCAAGGGCAAGGAACAGCAGGCCCAGACCGACCGCAAGAACCAGGCGAAGAAGAACCTCGACGGCATCGCGAAGCCGACGCTCAACGCGGGCGCGAAGAGCTCCGACGAGCAGCTCGACCAGGGCAACGTCACGATCGACTTCCTGGTGCTGTGGACCACCGACATCTGGAACAAGATCAAGGGCGGCACCGGCCAGCTCGACCCGCAGAAGGACCTCAAGGACAAGTTCCACGAGAACCGCGGCATCCAGTACCAGAAGTTCCTCACCGACGCCGACGACCTGGCCAAGGCGCACAAGGTCGTCGAGGACACGCTCACCAAGAGCGACACCGAGCTCCAGACCCTCTTCGGGGAGTGGAAGGGCAAGGGCGCCAACGCGGCGGAGATCAAGTACGACGAGACGATCAAGCCGCACGCCAAGGAGCTCTCCCAGCAGATCGACGGCGCCGCGAAGCTGCTCCCGGAGACCGTCGGGCACGTCTTCGACGCCGTCAAGAAGAAGGTCGACGAGGTCCTCGGGCTGCACCGCACGACGATCGCCCAGGCCGACATCGGCATGGCCCGCGACGTCCTCAAGATCGCGAACGGCGAGACCGGCGAGTTCGACGACTTCATGAAGGTCGCCGGCTGGGTCGACGGGGTCAACGCGCAGAACGGCAACCAGACGAACCTCGCCGAGCGGCTGCAGAACGACGACTGCGGCTTCAACGACGAGAACAAGGAGTACGGCCGCCAGGTCTGCCGCTACTGGCGCGACGGCGCGTTCACCACCGAGTACCAGGGCCTGATCAACGCGTTCAACGGCTCGTGCAAGTCCGCCAAGGACACGATCGACCAGCAGTGGGGCGCGCTCGACCAGTACCTGGCCGGCTACACCAATCAGCTGACCGAGGCCAAGGGCGCCGGCCCGGACACGGGCAAGGGTGACGGCGGCAAGGACACCAGCACCGGCGGCGGGGGCAAGGACTCCAACACCGGTGGCGGCGGGCCGGGCACCGGCGGGGGCGGGCCGGGCACGGGTGGCGGCGGCACCGGGAGCGGTGGCGGCGGTACCACGACGCCGTCCGCGAGCGAGCCGCCGAAGCCGGAGGACGCCGCGCCGAAGCCGGGCGACGCCGGCACGAACCCGATCACCGGCAAGCCCCTCGAGGTCGACCCGTCGACCGGGGAGCCGTACCCGATCGACCCGAAGACCGGCGAGGCCATCAAGGACGCCGACGACACGGAGACGGTGTCGGTCAAGAAGGGCGACAACACGATCGAGATGTCCGAGCCCGACAAGCAGGGCAAGATGGACATCACGGTGGACGACGGCCAGGGCCACAAGAAGGACTACCCGCTCGACTGGGGCGACGACGACAAGGCCGACGCCAAGGGCGCCGACGGCAAGGGCGCCGACGGCAAGGACGCCGCCTTCGGGCCGCAGGGCAGCCAGGCCGTCAAGGACGGGCAGCCGTCGGCCGACGGCAGTTACAAGCCGGGCGCGGACGGCAAGATCCACATCCAGGACGGCAACCTGAAGATCACCGCCGAGCGGCCGGAGGGCCCTGGCGGGCCGACGGTCGTCACCGTCGACGACGGCAAGGGCGAGCCGACCACCTACACGCTGGACTCGAAGGACGGCCCGAAGACCGGCGACCTCAAGGCCGACGGCACCGGCGCGGCGTCCGACACCGGTACGTCCGGCGCGACCGCCGGCGGCACCGGTGGGTCCGACGGGGCTTCCTCCGGGCCGGACAGCAGCAGTGGCGTCGCCTCCGAGATCCAGCACGACGCCAACGCCGAGTCGCCGCTGACCAAGGACCCGTCGCCGGACAACCCGGACCCGGGCATGACGCAGGGGGCGGCGGCCGGCGGCGGTGGCGGCGGGTTCAGCGCGCCGGGCGGGATGGACTTCTCCGGCGACCTCGGCACCGGTACGACGGCCGAACCGGCGCTGGCCACGGCCGACGCGGGAGCCGGCGGTGGCGGCGACTCGACGACCACGGCCGGGGCGAGCGACTTCGGCTCCGCCGTCACGGGCGGGCACACGACCGCCGACTTCGCCGGCGCGGTGTCGCTGGACCCGGGCGCCCAGACGGGCAGCGACGCGTCGCTCCCGGCGGCCGACGGCGGCGGGCTCGGCGCGACGCCGGTCGACCCCGGCGCGCACCAGGCGGCCGCGAGCGGCTCGGCCAGCGGCATGAGCGGCATGGGGGGCATGGGCGGAATGATGGGCGGTATGGGCGGCTCGCCCGGCGGGGGCGGTGACCAGCAGCGCGGCGCCAGCCAGTACCGCATCGAAGGCGGCGTGTTCGAGACGAGTGGCGCGAAGGGCCGGATCAGCGGCTCGCTGGACGACGAGGGTGAGCGCTCGATCCGGTACGACCGGTGA
- a CDS encoding dienelactone hydrolase family protein, with protein MASKPKQLLAELKHPGPHEVLRGNLALVGLPGVVYTPRAGLGLPAIAFGHGWLQPPDRYRQLLHHLASWGIVAAAPATQRGPLPSHRLLAADLLTTLDVVTTVRLGPDGISVDPAKLGLAGHSAGGGSAVLAAAQDAQAENPRIRAVATITAAQTLPPASEAARAITVPGLHLAAEEDLVAPAVGHAEAISDNWGGDDVQLRTLGKASHLGVTEGRHWSQLIMHGKPHRGTQQLTRALFTAFFLTHLTGTDKYRPLLEADVKRATIEREDEPAH; from the coding sequence ATGGCCAGCAAGCCCAAACAGCTGCTCGCGGAGCTGAAGCACCCGGGTCCGCACGAGGTCCTCCGGGGCAACCTCGCCCTGGTCGGCCTGCCGGGCGTGGTGTACACGCCCCGCGCCGGCCTCGGTCTGCCCGCCATCGCCTTCGGGCACGGCTGGCTGCAGCCGCCCGACCGGTACCGGCAGCTCCTGCACCACCTCGCCAGCTGGGGCATCGTCGCCGCGGCGCCGGCGACCCAGCGGGGGCCGCTGCCCTCGCACCGGCTGCTCGCCGCCGATCTCCTGACCACCCTCGACGTCGTCACGACGGTCCGCCTCGGCCCGGACGGCATCAGCGTCGACCCGGCCAAGCTCGGCCTCGCCGGGCACTCGGCCGGCGGTGGCTCGGCGGTGCTGGCCGCGGCGCAGGACGCGCAGGCCGAAAACCCGCGGATCCGCGCCGTCGCGACCATCACGGCCGCCCAGACGCTCCCGCCGGCGAGCGAGGCCGCACGCGCCATCACCGTCCCGGGTCTGCACCTGGCCGCCGAAGAAGACCTGGTCGCGCCGGCCGTCGGCCACGCCGAGGCGATCTCGGACAACTGGGGCGGCGACGACGTCCAGCTGCGCACCCTCGGCAAGGCGTCCCACCTCGGCGTCACCGAGGGCCGGCACTGGTCGCAGCTGATCATGCACGGCAAGCCCCACCGCGGCACCCAGCAGCTCACCCGCGCGCTGTTCACGGCGTTCTTCCTGACCCACCTGACCGGCACGGACAAGTACCGGCCCCTGCTGGAGGCGGACGTCAAGCGCGCGACCATCGAGCGCGAGGACGAACCCGCCCACTGA